TACCGCGTTTGTAGGATCAGTCGTACGGACCATCCCTCACTCCAATGGCAACGGCGGCACCGCACCCGCAGGCGTGGTTGCGTCGTTCTATGCGGTCAAGGTGGATTAGCGTGCTGCATCCCATCTATGACGTCGCTGTGCTGGGTGGCGGCCCCGCGGGCTGTGCCTGCGCGCTCTCTCTGCGACAGTGCTGGCCCCACCTGACTGTTGCCGTCGTAGAGGCATCGCAGTACGACACACCGCGTGCTGGCGAGATACTGGCACCGCAGGCTATGCCTCTGCTTCACCGATTGCGTGTCGACGCAACCAAGGATGCCCAAACGCTTGTGGCCCAAAGTATAGCCTTGTCCTGGGGAGACCCCACACTCTCCGAACACCATCATCTCTTCTCCGCACACGGATTCGGTCTTCACCTGGACCGCCGCGCCTTCGACCGCCATCTCGCTCAAGCCGCAGAGAAGCAGGGAGCGACTTTGCTTCAGGGAACAACCTTTCGCGCGGCCCATCGTGATACCGGGACATGGACGATGGATCTTCGTGGAGCAGAGAACCTTCGTTCGCGCTTCGTTGTCGATGCAACTGGCCGCAACGCCGTCTTTGCTCGCTCGCAGCGCGTCAGAAGCGATCTCTTCGACCGATTGACTGCCTACAGTCTCACCACGCAAATGCGGGTTGAAGTAGCCCAGACCATGATCGTCGAAGCCTGCGCGCTTGGCTGGTGGTACACCGCACCTCTTCCCAGCGGCCATCGGATCATCAGCCTGCTAACAGATGT
This genomic stretch from Terriglobus saanensis SP1PR4 harbors:
- a CDS encoding tryptophan 7-halogenase, which gives rise to MLHPIYDVAVLGGGPAGCACALSLRQCWPHLTVAVVEASQYDTPRAGEILAPQAMPLLHRLRVDATKDAQTLVAQSIALSWGDPTLSEHHHLFSAHGFGLHLDRRAFDRHLAQAAEKQGATLLQGTTFRAAHRDTGTWTMDLRGAENLRSRFVVDATGRNAVFARSQRVRSDLFDRLTAYSLTTQMRVEVAQTMIVEACALGWWYTAPLPSGHRIISLLTDVDLARAAGLPARAVWEQHLAQTRHLAMLHTETLTKTLQVVPAFTTVLHCAGSTGWVAAGDAVASYDPLAGQGITKALHTGILASYVAAESLMGREPEAKARYEAMLRANLAGYRHMHRTHYAREKRWADQPFWQRRHSPPARLREVAA